From a single Hymenobacter sp. YIM 151500-1 genomic region:
- a CDS encoding PAS domain-containing sensor histidine kinase translates to MLTPAAAAIAPADTLLRDLLAVSLTGIIFYTPLYDPAGSGDIVDFTFEYLNPAAQRMMAMPEVPTVTHNQQWPHSRAHGTFQFHVEAFVSGEPRHYDINYQADGYDNYYRLAARRSGAGLLVSFTDTADQPRTPVEAALRASQAAEQAARAEAEQQRQRFYDLLMQLPAQVAVHEGPDQVFTLVNPGYQRLAPGRELVGLPIREAWPELVSQGILDMLDHVYQSGEPFRGRELPFRVDVARTGQLELVYFNAFFLPLRDAQGQLHGVLNFSYDVTEQVQAREQLQQLNQQLELRVQERTRQLSEQQALLRQILSRVPAYIATLSGPEHRYTFFNDAYKALSGGRITLGARAIDVFPEIVPQGFLALLDQVYASGVAVSGTDTPAQLVNPATGQLEPLYADFFYQPLFDEHQQVWGILAYVQDVSEKVEARQQVQALNEQLTAINEELNESNRQLTRTNVDLDNFIYTASHDLKAPITNIEGLLLALEQELPAAAQVGDVPEMLHRMQGAIERFKRTIAHLTDISRLQKEHGQPSAPVPLAALIEEVCLDLTPLLAETQARLNVDVAACPAVTFAEKNLRSIVYNLLSNALKYRYPDRAPEVHIRCRAEAGYQVLEVQDNGLGLDLSQGQERLFQMFQRLHTHVEGTGIGLYMVKKIVENAGGRIEVESQLGQGSTFRVYFLR, encoded by the coding sequence ATGCTTACGCCTGCCGCCGCTGCCATCGCGCCCGCCGACACCCTCCTGCGGGACCTACTCGCCGTCTCGCTGACCGGCATCATCTTCTACACGCCCCTTTACGACCCGGCCGGTTCGGGCGACATCGTCGATTTTACCTTCGAGTACCTCAACCCGGCAGCCCAGCGCATGATGGCCATGCCGGAGGTGCCCACCGTGACCCACAACCAGCAGTGGCCCCACAGCCGGGCCCACGGCACGTTCCAGTTTCACGTCGAGGCCTTTGTCTCGGGCGAGCCCCGGCACTACGACATTAACTACCAGGCCGACGGCTACGACAACTACTACCGCCTCGCCGCCCGCCGCTCCGGGGCCGGGCTGCTGGTGAGCTTCACCGACACGGCCGACCAGCCCCGCACGCCCGTGGAAGCGGCCCTGCGCGCGAGCCAGGCTGCCGAGCAGGCCGCCCGCGCCGAGGCCGAGCAGCAGCGCCAGCGCTTTTACGACCTGCTCATGCAGCTGCCCGCTCAAGTGGCCGTGCATGAAGGGCCCGACCAGGTGTTTACCCTCGTCAACCCTGGCTACCAGCGTCTGGCACCGGGACGCGAATTAGTGGGTTTGCCTATCCGCGAGGCTTGGCCTGAGCTGGTCAGCCAAGGCATCCTGGATATGCTCGACCACGTCTACCAGAGTGGCGAACCGTTTAGGGGCCGGGAGCTGCCTTTCCGGGTCGATGTTGCGCGTACAGGCCAACTGGAGCTGGTTTACTTCAATGCCTTTTTTCTACCCCTGCGCGACGCCCAGGGCCAGTTGCACGGCGTACTCAATTTTTCCTACGACGTGACCGAGCAAGTGCAGGCCCGTGAGCAGCTGCAACAACTCAACCAGCAACTGGAACTCCGGGTGCAGGAGCGCACCCGCCAGCTCAGCGAGCAGCAAGCCCTGCTGCGCCAGATTCTGAGCCGCGTGCCGGCTTACATCGCCACCCTGAGTGGTCCCGAGCACCGCTACACCTTCTTCAACGACGCCTACAAAGCCCTCTCGGGCGGCCGCATCACGCTAGGCGCGCGCGCAATCGACGTGTTTCCCGAGATTGTGCCCCAGGGCTTCCTGGCGCTGCTCGACCAAGTCTACGCGAGCGGCGTGGCGGTGAGCGGCACCGACACGCCCGCCCAGCTAGTCAACCCTGCCACCGGCCAGTTGGAGCCTCTCTACGCCGATTTCTTTTACCAGCCCCTCTTCGACGAGCACCAGCAGGTATGGGGTATTCTGGCGTATGTGCAAGATGTCAGCGAGAAGGTGGAGGCTCGCCAGCAAGTGCAGGCCCTTAATGAGCAACTGACGGCCATCAACGAGGAGCTGAACGAGAGCAACCGCCAGCTCACGCGCACCAACGTGGATCTGGACAACTTCATCTACACGGCCAGCCACGACCTGAAAGCGCCCATCACCAACATTGAGGGCCTGCTGCTGGCCCTGGAGCAGGAGCTGCCCGCCGCGGCCCAGGTCGGCGACGTGCCCGAGATGCTGCACCGGATGCAGGGGGCCATCGAGCGCTTCAAGCGCACCATCGCCCACCTGACCGACATCTCGCGCCTGCAAAAAGAGCACGGCCAGCCCAGCGCCCCGGTGCCGCTGGCCGCCCTTATTGAGGAAGTCTGCCTTGACCTCACGCCCCTGCTGGCCGAAACGCAGGCCCGCCTCAACGTGGACGTAGCGGCGTGCCCGGCCGTCACCTTCGCTGAAAAAAACCTGCGCAGCATCGTGTACAACCTGCTCAGCAATGCCCTCAAGTACCGCTACCCCGACCGCGCGCCCGAGGTGCACATCCGCTGCCGCGCCGAGGCGGGCTACCAGGTGCTGGAAGTGCAGGACAACGGCCTGGGCTTGGACCTGTCTCAAGGCCAGGAGCGGCTGTTTCAAATGTTCCAGCGCCTGCACACCCACGTCGAAGGCACCGGCATCGGCCTCTACATGGTCAAGAAAATCGTGGAAAATGCAGGGGGCCGCATCGAAGTGGAAAGCCAGCTCGGCCAGGGATCTACCTTCCGCGTGTATTTTCTCCGCTAA
- a CDS encoding sigma-54-dependent transcriptional regulator, giving the protein MPTGTLLLIDDETHLRQAIARMLELEGYTVLTAPDARRGLEELRQHADEVLVVLSDVKLPDGHGLDLLPRYQQVAPLAEVVLLTAYGTIADGVRAMKQGAFDYLTKGDSDDQLVVVVDRAAEKARLQRRVADLEKKVGAQYSFESMIGHSQALQEAKRLAQRVASTDSTVLLEGPTGAGKELFAQAIHQASPRRSKPFVAVNCSAFPKDLLESELFGYRKGAFTGALADKRGLLEEAHGGTLFLDEIGELELNVQAKFLRVLETQTFTKLGDVKPVQVDVRIVAATNRNLRQEAAEGHFRPDLYYRLSVFTVPVPGLNERRADIEPLAQYFLQFYAAKLRRRLRGLDAAALRELQRYDWKGNVRELKNVLERAVILADGDTLTVDDLPAELHYFTPDAGLDEAADKSLRTMEKRQIRQVLHDTGGNKMEAARQLGIGTKTLYRKIQEYGL; this is encoded by the coding sequence ATGCCCACCGGTACCCTGCTGCTCATCGACGACGAAACCCACCTGCGCCAGGCCATAGCGCGCATGCTGGAGCTGGAAGGCTACACCGTGCTGACGGCCCCCGACGCCCGCCGCGGCCTGGAGGAACTGCGCCAGCACGCCGACGAGGTGCTGGTGGTGCTGAGCGACGTGAAGCTGCCCGACGGCCACGGCCTCGACCTGCTACCGCGCTACCAGCAAGTGGCCCCGCTGGCCGAAGTCGTCCTGCTGACTGCCTACGGCACCATTGCCGACGGCGTGCGGGCCATGAAGCAAGGTGCCTTCGACTACCTGACCAAAGGCGACTCCGACGACCAGCTGGTGGTAGTGGTAGACCGCGCCGCCGAAAAAGCCCGCCTCCAGCGCCGCGTGGCCGATCTGGAAAAGAAAGTGGGTGCCCAGTACAGCTTCGAGAGCATGATTGGGCACTCCCAGGCCCTGCAAGAGGCCAAGCGCCTGGCCCAGCGCGTGGCTTCCACCGACAGCACCGTGCTGCTGGAAGGCCCCACCGGCGCCGGCAAGGAGCTGTTTGCCCAGGCCATCCACCAGGCTAGCCCGCGCCGGAGCAAGCCGTTTGTGGCCGTCAACTGCTCGGCTTTCCCGAAGGACTTGCTGGAATCGGAGCTGTTTGGCTACCGGAAGGGCGCGTTTACGGGGGCCCTGGCCGACAAGCGCGGACTGCTGGAAGAAGCCCACGGCGGCACCTTGTTCCTGGACGAAATCGGGGAGCTGGAGCTGAATGTGCAGGCCAAGTTCCTGCGGGTGCTCGAAACCCAGACCTTCACCAAGCTCGGCGACGTGAAGCCTGTGCAAGTGGATGTGCGCATCGTGGCCGCCACCAACCGTAACCTGCGCCAGGAAGCCGCCGAAGGCCATTTCCGGCCCGACTTGTACTACCGCCTTTCGGTGTTTACGGTGCCCGTGCCCGGCCTCAACGAGCGGCGCGCCGACATCGAGCCCCTGGCCCAGTACTTTCTGCAGTTCTACGCCGCTAAGCTGCGCCGCCGCCTGCGCGGCCTCGACGCCGCCGCCCTGCGCGAGCTGCAACGCTACGACTGGAAAGGCAATGTGCGGGAGTTGAAAAACGTGCTCGAACGCGCCGTCATTCTCGCCGACGGTGACACGCTGACCGTGGACGACCTGCCCGCCGAGCTGCACTACTTCACGCCCGACGCGGGCCTGGACGAAGCCGCCGATAAGTCGCTGCGCACCATGGAGAAGCGCCAGATTCGGCAGGTGCTGCACGACACCGGCGGCAACAAGATGGAAGCCGCCCGCCAACTGGGCATCGGCACCAAAACCCTGTACCGCAAGATTCAGGAGTACGGGCTGTAA
- a CDS encoding helix-turn-helix domain-containing protein, which yields MKAAATSPSTKSRALIVPAEVLALEDITLTAKLILAEIIDLYKVRKHVFASDEHFATRLGIGLRTVGDAIKQLHEHGLLGCV from the coding sequence ATGAAGGCTGCCGCTACCTCCCCTTCTACCAAGTCGCGTGCCCTCATCGTACCGGCTGAGGTACTAGCGCTGGAAGACATTACCCTCACGGCCAAACTCATCTTGGCCGAAATAATCGACCTCTACAAAGTCAGGAAACACGTCTTTGCCAGCGACGAGCACTTCGCCACCCGGCTCGGCATCGGCCTGCGCACCGTCGGTGACGCCATCAAGCAACTGCACGAACACGGCTTACTAGGGTGTGTCTGA
- a CDS encoding AraC family transcriptional regulator, whose translation MRFFPHTFACFAPHGLAIQELNDQTVEVAALGSAFQAVAAQLVDCCDPMAAIARLQRYFLAHLRHHPPATLGQQYLSAAVPYILARQGRADLDSLVRKLGVSHRYLEQLFACRVGVSPKYFCRIIRFQQTFRWLAREPRLTAVALACGYYDQAHFIRDFRHFTGSTPSAFVRNAGPISKQLRKAFLLKLHSQLNNTQLVAWLRKRGVGLSEKLLTQTFRNSFYCGLISSSLPDGEVVQGRHQGLISEAQFLQLNQLRQQQEHGHAHAKEVPTVPLKHHVRCHRCGKFLTGYEVKKKGLWYYKCNTMGCKLNIGARQLHRAYHDLLQTYTLPTHLVAPLKSITASLFHQLNQEGAQKRKALHAELKKVQQKLEKMEERYAIGELDPNVYEKFRRKITAEELLPVQLEYQRLATDVSNLEAYTNFAVETAADLHSVWTKADLLTHQQLQQMIHPNGIAFAPESGLYRIGRANVIFDTIASLTARSTKQKTGLTTSKDDKSGLVGPTGIEPVTC comes from the coding sequence GTGCGCTTTTTTCCTCACACTTTCGCTTGTTTCGCGCCCCACGGTTTGGCGATACAGGAATTGAACGACCAAACGGTGGAGGTCGCCGCGCTGGGTTCCGCGTTTCAAGCCGTGGCAGCTCAGCTCGTCGATTGCTGCGACCCCATGGCGGCCATCGCACGGTTGCAACGCTATTTCCTGGCTCACTTGCGCCATCACCCCCCGGCAACCTTAGGCCAGCAGTACTTAAGCGCTGCCGTGCCCTACATTCTGGCCAGACAGGGCCGGGCTGACCTGGACAGTCTGGTGCGCAAGCTGGGGGTCAGCCACCGCTACCTAGAACAGTTGTTTGCCTGCCGGGTAGGCGTCAGCCCCAAATACTTTTGCCGCATCATTCGCTTCCAGCAAACGTTCCGGTGGCTGGCGCGGGAGCCTCGGCTCACGGCGGTTGCCCTGGCCTGTGGGTATTACGACCAAGCGCATTTTATCCGCGACTTTCGCCACTTCACCGGGAGTACCCCTTCCGCCTTCGTGCGAAATGCAGGCCCCATCAGCAAACAGTTGCGTAAAGCCTTTTTGCTCAAGCTGCATTCCCAGCTGAACAATACCCAATTGGTAGCTTGGCTTCGCAAGCGCGGAGTAGGACTATCGGAAAAGCTACTAACCCAAACCTTTCGCAACTCATTTTATTGCGGCCTAATCAGCTCCAGTCTGCCGGATGGTGAAGTGGTGCAAGGACGCCATCAAGGGTTGATTAGCGAGGCGCAGTTCCTTCAACTCAACCAGCTGCGGCAACAGCAGGAACACGGACATGCGCACGCTAAAGAAGTGCCCACCGTTCCGCTAAAGCATCATGTGCGCTGCCACCGCTGTGGCAAGTTCCTGACGGGCTACGAAGTGAAGAAGAAAGGGCTATGGTACTACAAATGCAACACCATGGGGTGCAAACTCAACATTGGCGCCCGGCAGTTGCACCGTGCATATCACGATTTGCTCCAAACGTACACGTTGCCTACGCACTTAGTAGCGCCGCTCAAGAGCATTACCGCAAGCCTTTTTCATCAGCTGAACCAGGAAGGCGCGCAGAAACGCAAAGCACTACATGCGGAGCTGAAGAAAGTCCAGCAGAAGTTAGAGAAAATGGAAGAGCGTTACGCCATTGGCGAACTCGACCCCAATGTCTACGAGAAGTTTCGCCGCAAAATTACAGCCGAAGAACTCCTGCCCGTGCAGCTCGAGTACCAACGCCTGGCAACAGATGTATCGAACCTCGAAGCGTACACCAATTTCGCCGTTGAAACGGCAGCTGACTTACACAGTGTGTGGACCAAAGCTGATTTACTTACTCACCAACAACTACAACAGATGATCCATCCAAATGGAATAGCCTTCGCGCCCGAATCAGGACTTTATCGAATCGGTAGAGCCAATGTCATTTTTGACACAATTGCCTCACTTACAGCGCGTAGCACCAAACAAAAAACCGGACTTACCACCTCAAAAGATGATAAATCCGGTTTGGTGGGCCCAACTGGAATCGAACCAGTGACCTGCTGA
- a CDS encoding site-2 protease family protein encodes MPFRKNTPPPLQPDAPAPGFFSEDDQAAADAAFTRYERPARPRWLRYGLHLLLFLATLLTTTLAGVTLTAGTVDIVPFQVLLLPAAQRWQVLEPGLWFSIPFLGVLTVHEFGHYFAARYYRIRATLPYFIPIPLGIGTFGAVIRIKDRFFSRREVFDVGLAGPLAGLVVAVGVLVYGFTHLPPLEYLYSIHPEYRFYGTDYARHAYQAGHPVVLAQPLLFQGLAALLADPARLPHPDELLHYPVLMAGVLALFFTALNLLPIGQLDGGHIVYGLLGLRRAARVSVALFIGFIFYAGLGLFTLRSDTDTWLYGAPAYALYLFLVFRRTVPTVRRALLLGGGVWLGQLALASAVPSLEGNPGWLLFGLLLARLTGIFHPPAPDERPLSRGRRMLGWLMLVIFVLCFAPSPLVFR; translated from the coding sequence GTGCCTTTCCGCAAGAATACTCCGCCCCCACTCCAGCCTGATGCTCCGGCGCCGGGTTTCTTTTCTGAAGACGACCAAGCCGCCGCCGACGCGGCCTTCACCCGCTACGAGCGGCCCGCCCGGCCCCGGTGGCTGCGCTACGGCCTGCACCTGCTGCTGTTTCTGGCTACACTGCTCACCACCACCTTGGCCGGCGTGACCTTGACGGCGGGCACCGTGGATATAGTGCCATTTCAGGTGTTGCTGCTGCCGGCGGCCCAGCGGTGGCAGGTGCTGGAGCCGGGTCTATGGTTTTCAATTCCCTTCCTGGGCGTGCTGACGGTGCACGAGTTTGGGCACTATTTCGCGGCCCGCTATTACCGCATCCGCGCCACGCTGCCCTACTTTATTCCGATTCCGCTGGGTATCGGCACCTTCGGGGCGGTGATTCGCATCAAAGACCGGTTTTTTTCGCGGCGGGAGGTTTTCGACGTGGGCCTGGCCGGGCCGCTGGCGGGACTAGTGGTGGCCGTGGGCGTGCTGGTGTACGGCTTCACCCACCTGCCGCCGCTGGAATACCTCTACAGCATTCACCCCGAGTACCGGTTCTACGGCACAGACTATGCCCGACACGCCTACCAGGCCGGGCACCCGGTGGTGCTGGCTCAGCCCTTGCTGTTTCAGGGCTTGGCTGCTTTGTTGGCCGACCCGGCCCGCCTTCCCCATCCCGACGAACTGCTGCATTACCCGGTGCTGATGGCCGGGGTGCTGGCTTTGTTCTTCACGGCCCTCAACCTGCTGCCCATTGGCCAGCTCGACGGCGGCCACATCGTGTACGGGCTGCTGGGGCTGCGCCGGGCGGCGCGGGTGTCGGTGGCCTTATTTATCGGCTTTATTTTTTACGCTGGACTAGGGTTGTTTACGCTGCGTTCCGACACCGACACGTGGCTGTACGGGGCGCCGGCTTACGCGCTCTACCTATTTCTGGTGTTTCGGCGGACGGTGCCCACCGTGCGGCGGGCCTTGCTGCTGGGTGGGGGCGTGTGGCTGGGGCAACTGGCGTTGGCCTCGGCTGTGCCGAGCCTGGAGGGCAACCCCGGCTGGCTGTTGTTTGGGCTGCTGCTGGCCCGGCTTACGGGCATCTTTCACCCGCCTGCCCCCGACGAACGGCCACTTTCCCGAGGCCGCCGGATGCTGGGCTGGCTGATGCTGGTTATTTTTGTGCTCTGCTTCGCCCCGTCGCCGCTGGTTTTTCGCTAA
- a CDS encoding HAD family hydrolase, whose protein sequence is MPKLPNLLFDFGGVLINIDYSLTLAAMRRHGSTIEFTQAAQAELFDLLETGRLTPEEFRAGLRQHYGLRATDEELDAAWNAMLLDVPAERLALVAELRAQGHQTALLSNTNQIHIEEINRRLKTQYGFGHGIADCLDRVFYSQQVGLRKPGEEIFRHALREMNWKAEETLFIEDSPQHIATARRLGLRTLFLTPPLTLQDALPAALRAFPQEYSAPTPA, encoded by the coding sequence ATGCCTAAACTGCCCAATCTGCTTTTCGACTTCGGGGGCGTCCTCATCAACATCGACTATAGCCTCACGCTGGCGGCCATGCGGCGGCACGGCAGCACCATTGAGTTTACGCAGGCGGCCCAGGCTGAGCTGTTCGACTTGCTGGAAACCGGCCGCCTTACGCCCGAGGAGTTCCGGGCGGGGCTGCGCCAGCACTACGGGCTCAGGGCCACCGACGAGGAGCTGGACGCGGCCTGGAACGCCATGCTACTCGATGTGCCAGCCGAGCGCCTGGCCCTGGTGGCCGAGCTGCGGGCCCAGGGCCACCAGACGGCTTTGCTGTCGAATACCAACCAGATTCACATCGAGGAAATCAACCGGCGGCTGAAGACGCAGTATGGCTTCGGGCACGGCATTGCTGATTGCCTGGACCGGGTGTTTTATTCGCAGCAAGTAGGCCTGCGCAAGCCGGGCGAGGAAATTTTCCGGCACGCCCTGCGGGAGATGAACTGGAAGGCCGAAGAAACGTTGTTTATCGAAGACAGCCCCCAGCACATTGCTACGGCCCGCCGGCTGGGGCTGCGTACCTTGTTTCTGACTCCGCCCCTAACCCTGCAGGACGCCCTGCCCGCCGCGCTTCGTGCCTTTCCGCAAGAATACTCCGCCCCCACTCCAGCCTGA
- a CDS encoding phosphoglycerate kinase, protein MKTLDQYNFAGKRAVVRVDFNVPLDKSFTITDDTRIRAATPTIQKILQDGGSVVLLSHLGRPKGGPEDKYSLRHLVTRLSQEYGQPVQFADDALRAEPQAQALQPGQVLLVENVRFYGEEEKGDAAFASQLAKLGQVYVNDAFGAAHRKHASTAVMAESFAPEDRVAGYLLQGELDNAKRVLEQAERPFTAIMGGAKISDKILIIEKLLDKVDNLLIGGGMAYTFAKAQGGSIGSSLLEADKQELALSLIEKAKAKGVNLVLPTDSVIADKFANDAQTRVAPNDQIPDGWMGLDLGPESIQAFAEVVRQSKTILWNGPMGVFEMPAFAKGTEAIAQAIAEATQQGAFSLIGGGDSAAAVNQLGFADQVSYISTGGGALLEYMEGKELPGVTALE, encoded by the coding sequence ATGAAAACCCTCGACCAGTACAACTTTGCCGGTAAGCGGGCCGTGGTGCGCGTAGACTTCAACGTGCCCCTCGACAAGAGCTTTACCATCACCGACGACACCCGCATCCGGGCGGCCACCCCCACCATTCAGAAGATTCTGCAGGATGGGGGCTCGGTGGTGCTGCTTTCCCACCTGGGCCGGCCCAAAGGTGGACCCGAGGACAAATATTCGCTGCGCCACCTGGTAACTCGCCTTAGCCAGGAGTATGGCCAGCCGGTGCAGTTCGCCGACGACGCCCTCCGGGCCGAACCCCAAGCTCAGGCCCTGCAACCCGGCCAGGTGCTGCTGGTTGAGAACGTGCGTTTCTACGGGGAAGAGGAGAAGGGCGACGCTGCTTTTGCCAGCCAACTGGCCAAGCTCGGCCAGGTGTACGTGAACGATGCCTTCGGGGCGGCCCACCGCAAGCACGCCTCCACGGCCGTTATGGCCGAAAGCTTCGCGCCCGAAGACCGGGTGGCCGGCTACCTGCTCCAGGGCGAGCTGGACAACGCCAAGCGCGTGTTGGAGCAAGCCGAGCGGCCGTTCACGGCCATCATGGGCGGGGCCAAGATTTCCGACAAGATTCTCATCATCGAAAAGCTGCTCGATAAAGTCGACAATCTGCTTATCGGCGGGGGCATGGCCTACACGTTTGCCAAAGCCCAGGGCGGCAGCATCGGCAGCTCCCTGCTGGAAGCCGACAAACAGGAGCTGGCTCTCAGCCTCATTGAAAAAGCCAAAGCCAAGGGCGTAAACCTGGTACTGCCCACCGACAGCGTCATTGCCGACAAGTTTGCCAACGACGCCCAAACCCGCGTGGCCCCGAACGACCAGATTCCCGACGGCTGGATGGGCCTCGACCTGGGCCCCGAGTCCATTCAGGCGTTTGCCGAGGTGGTGCGCCAGTCCAAAACCATCCTCTGGAATGGCCCCATGGGCGTGTTTGAAATGCCGGCCTTCGCCAAAGGCACCGAGGCCATAGCCCAGGCCATTGCCGAAGCCACCCAGCAAGGCGCCTTCAGCCTCATCGGCGGCGGCGACTCAGCGGCAGCCGTCAACCAGCTGGGCTTCGCCGACCAAGTAAGCTACATCAGCACCGGCGGCGGCGCCCTGCTCGAATACATGGAAGGCAAAGAGCTACCCGGCGTGACGGCGCTAGAGTAG